From one Trifolium pratense cultivar HEN17-A07 linkage group LG1, ARS_RC_1.1, whole genome shotgun sequence genomic stretch:
- the LOC123916668 gene encoding uncharacterized protein LOC123916668 — translation MEGSNRKNNSAEWVGKYRILAKRWTCGVKSEFFVLDLKQEIIVTKHPEVVWSRDEFTTTAVLHEDTLSVVNIGVRKYKNSKPSKHKPYYPIMPVNPEPEEEEDNYIHSSDSNTCVSTLDLTKSPAIWSNWTPGPKMIFKRESPYSAVLDKMIFACSGTRLNSRILEGYQIGGSSSKWEETTIIPFGGDLTLRDPAWVSIPPIPDPNNNRLIVFFENTDSLYAYYPSKDNNNNWELLHQPFHGGHWFFSASAIANQVVGDNLILCFYPDSQIFLAYNIITNKWLDVHWLFKFDDTQQTCLLYGIELFHLGNDILCLAASRDKFHIEFLRFSVKLVQEQQLVQLTPLSFHSIFVPDILAITDTFIPF, via the coding sequence ATGGAAGGTAGCAATCGGAAGAATAATTCGGCCGAATGGGTGGGGAAATATCGTATTCTGGCAAAGAGATGGACTTGTGGTGTGAAATCAGAATTTTTCGTTTTGGATCTGAAACAGGAGATTATTGTAACGAAACATCCAGAAGTTGTATGGAGCCGTGACGAATTCACAACCACGGCGGTGCTTCATGAAGATACTCTCTCCGTCGTCAATATAGGTGTCCGTAAGTATAAAAACTCTAAACCATCCAAGCACAAGCCCTACTACCCTATTATGCCTGTAAACCCCGAAcccgaagaagaagaagataattaCATACACTCCTCCGATTCCAATACATGTGTATCTACTTTAGATTTGACAAAATCTCCAGCCATATGGTCCAATTGGACTCCTGGCCCCAAAATGATTTTTAAGAGGGAGTCACCATACTCTGCTGTCCTTGACAAGATGATCTTTGCATGTAGTGGAACACGTTTAAACTCTAGAATCCTTGAGGGCTATCAGATCGGCGGCAGCAGCAGCAAGTGGGAGGAAACAACTATAATCCCATTTGGCGGCGATTTGACTCTCCGTGATCCAGCCTGGGTATCCATTCCACCCATTCCCGATCCCAACAACAATCGCCTCATTGTATTCTTTGAAAATACTGATTCCCTTTATGCTTATTATCCTTCTaaggataataataataattgggaATTGCTTCATCAACCCTTTCATGGAGGACACTGGTTTTTCAGTGCCTCTGCTATCGCCAATCAAGTTGTGGGGGACAAccttattttatgcttttaccCAGATTCACAAATCTTCCTGGCTTATAACATTATCACCAACAAGTGGCTTGATGTTCACTGGTTATTTAAGTTTGATGATACTCAACAAACTTGTCTTCTTTATGGGATTGAATTGTTTCATTTGGGGAATGATATATTGTGCTTGGCCGCTTCCCGCGACAAATTTCACATTGAGTTTCTCAGATTCAGTGTCAAGCTTGTCCAAGAACAACAACTTGTACAACTCACACCTCTCTCTTTCCACTCTATATTTGTTCCTGATATCTTAGCCATAACCGATACTTTTATCCCTTTCTAG